The Helicobacter pylori genome includes a window with the following:
- a CDS encoding 4-oxalocrotonate tautomerase family protein, producing MSLINIKLVPENGGPTNEQKQQLIEGVSELMVKVLNKNKASVVVIIDEVDPNNYGLGGESVHHLRQKN from the coding sequence ATGTCGCTTATCAATATCAAACTTGTGCCAGAAAATGGAGGGCCAACAAACGAGCAAAAACAGCAACTGATTGAAGGGGTTTCAGAGTTGATGGTTAAGGTGTTAAACAAAAATAAGGCTTCTGTTGTGGTCATTATAGATGAAGTTGATCCCAATAATTATGGTCTTGGGGGCGAGAGCGTCCATCATTTGAGGCAAAAAAACTAA
- the recR gene encoding recombination mediator RecR, whose product MNTYKNSLNHFLNLVDCLEKIPNVGKKSAFKIAYHLGLENPYLALKITHALENALENLKTCASCNALSESEVCEICSDESRQNSQLCMVLHPRDVFILEDLKDFLGRYYVLNSIEEVDFNALEKRLIEENIKEIIFAFPPTLANDSLMLYIEDKLQHFHLTFTKIAQGVPTGVNFENIDSVSLSRAFNSRIKA is encoded by the coding sequence ATGAATACTTATAAAAACAGCTTGAATCACTTTTTAAATTTAGTGGATTGTTTAGAAAAAATCCCCAATGTGGGTAAAAAGTCCGCCTTTAAAATAGCGTATCATTTGGGTTTAGAAAACCCCTATCTGGCGCTCAAAATCACGCATGCTTTAGAGAACGCCCTAGAAAACCTTAAAACATGCGCATCTTGTAATGCGCTCAGTGAGAGTGAGGTTTGTGAGATTTGTTCTGATGAAAGCCGACAAAATTCTCAGCTTTGCATGGTTTTACACCCAAGAGATGTGTTTATTTTAGAAGATTTAAAGGATTTTTTAGGGCGCTATTACGTGTTAAATTCCATAGAAGAAGTGGATTTTAACGCCCTAGAAAAACGCCTGATTGAAGAAAACATTAAAGAAATCATTTTTGCTTTCCCTCCCACTTTGGCTAATGATTCTTTAATGCTTTATATTGAAGATAAATTACAGCATTTCCACCTCACTTTCACTAAAATCGCTCAAGGCGTGCCTACTGGAGTGAATTTTGAAAACATTGACTCAGTTTCGCTCTCAAGGGCGTTCAATTCAAGGATCAAAGCATGA
- the truD gene encoding tRNA pseudouridine(13) synthase TruD, translated as MNLNFMPLLHAYNHASIDFHFNSSARDFCVHEVPLYEFSNTGEHAVIQVRKSGLSTLEMLQIFSQILGVKIAELGYAGLKDKNALTTQFISLPKKYAPLLEKNTSNFQERNLKILSLNYHHNKIKLGHLKGNRFFMRFKKMTPLNAQKTEQVLEQIAQFGMPNYFGSQRFGKFNDNHQEGLKILQNKTKFARQKLNAFLISSYQSYLFNALLSKRLEISKIINAFSLKENLEFFKQKNLNINSNTLKALKNQAHPFKILEGDVMCHYPYGKFFEALELEKESERFLKKEAVPTGLLDGKKALYAKNLSLEIEKEFQHNLLNSHAKTLGSRRFFWVFVENVTSQYVKEKAQFELGFYLPKGSYASALLKEIKHEKGENNGGF; from the coding sequence ATGAATTTAAATTTTATGCCCCTATTGCATGCTTATAACCATGCGAGCATTGATTTTCATTTCAATTCTAGTGCTAGGGATTTTTGCGTGCATGAAGTGCCTTTGTATGAATTTAGCAACACGGGCGAACATGCCGTTATTCAAGTGAGGAAAAGCGGTTTAAGCACTTTAGAAATGCTTCAGATTTTTTCTCAAATTTTAGGGGTAAAAATCGCCGAATTGGGTTATGCGGGCTTGAAAGATAAAAACGCGCTGACGACTCAATTCATCTCACTCCCTAAAAAATACGCCCCTTTATTAGAAAAAAACACGAGCAACTTTCAAGAAAGAAACCTTAAAATCCTGTCTTTGAATTACCATCATAATAAAATCAAATTAGGGCATTTAAAAGGGAATCGCTTTTTTATGCGTTTTAAAAAAATGACTCCCCTAAACGCTCAAAAAACGGAGCAGGTTTTAGAACAAATCGCGCAGTTTGGCATGCCTAATTATTTTGGATCGCAACGCTTCGGGAAGTTCAATGACAACCACCAAGAGGGTTTAAAAATCTTGCAAAATAAAACGAAATTCGCCCGTCAAAAATTAAACGCTTTTTTAATTTCAAGCTATCAAAGTTATTTGTTTAACGCGCTTTTAAGCAAACGATTAGAAATCAGCAAAATCATTAACGCTTTCAGCCTGAAAGAAAATTTGGAATTTTTTAAACAAAAAAATTTAAATATCAATTCAAACACCCTAAAAGCCCTTAAAAACCAAGCCCACCCCTTTAAAATCTTAGAAGGCGATGTGATGTGCCATTACCCTTATGGGAAGTTTTTTGAGGCTTTAGAATTAGAAAAAGAGAGCGAAAGGTTTTTGAAAAAAGAAGCTGTGCCTACGGGGTTACTAGACGGCAAAAAAGCTCTTTATGCCAAAAATTTGAGTTTAGAAATTGAAAAAGAATTCCAGCATAACCTTTTAAATAGCCATGCTAAAACGCTAGGATCCAGGCGGTTTTTTTGGGTGTTTGTAGAAAATGTAACTTCTCAATATGTGAAAGAAAAAGCGCAATTTGAATTAGGATTTTACTTGCCTAAAGGGAGTTATGCGAGCGCGTTGCTCAAAGAAATCAAGCATGAGAAAGGAGAAAATAATGGTGGATTTTGA
- the htpX gene encoding zinc metalloprotease HtpX — MVDFEKIIAQNRLKTNAVLATYCVIFAFIGLLVDVIRINANDLGTALFKLMTFQIFPTITIIMFLVAFVIIVVCIQNFSSIMLSGDEYKLIDTSKVLSSKENQIHRLLLELLEEANLHFEPKLYIINAPYMNAFASGWNESNSLIALTSALIEKLDRDELKAVIAHELSHIRHNDIRLTMCVGILSNIMLLVANFSVYFFMGNRKNSGANLARMILLLLQIVLPFLTLILQMYLSRTREYMADSGAAFLMHDNKPMIRALQKISDDYKENDYKDIDRNSTRSAAYLFNAEMFSTHPSVKNRIQSLRKRVI; from the coding sequence ATGGTGGATTTTGAAAAAATTATCGCGCAAAACAGGCTCAAAACGAACGCGGTTTTAGCGACTTACTGCGTGATTTTTGCTTTTATCGGGTTGTTGGTGGATGTGATTAGAATTAACGCTAATGATTTAGGAACAGCTCTTTTTAAACTCATGACTTTTCAAATTTTCCCTACGATCACCATTATCATGTTTTTAGTGGCTTTTGTCATTATTGTTGTTTGTATCCAAAATTTTAGCTCTATCATGTTAAGCGGTGATGAATACAAGCTTATTGACACAAGCAAGGTTTTAAGCTCTAAAGAAAATCAAATCCATCGCCTTTTGTTAGAGCTTTTAGAAGAGGCTAATCTTCATTTTGAGCCTAAGCTTTATATCATTAACGCCCCTTACATGAACGCTTTTGCGAGCGGGTGGAATGAATCTAATTCTCTTATCGCTCTTACAAGCGCTTTAATAGAGAAGTTGGATAGAGATGAATTAAAAGCCGTGATCGCTCATGAGCTCAGCCACATCAGGCACAATGACATCCGCTTGACCATGTGCGTGGGGATTTTAAGCAATATCATGCTGTTAGTGGCTAATTTTAGCGTGTATTTTTTCATGGGGAACCGCAAGAATAGTGGGGCAAATTTAGCCCGAATGATTTTATTACTCTTACAGATCGTTTTGCCTTTTTTAACGCTTATTTTGCAAATGTATTTGAGCCGCACACGAGAATACATGGCCGATAGCGGGGCGGCGTTTTTAATGCATGACAATAAGCCCATGATTAGAGCCTTACAAAAAATTTCTGACGATTATAAGGAAAACGATTATAAAGATATAGATAGAAATAGCACCCGATCGGCGGCTTATCTTTTTAACGCTGAAATGTTTAGCACCCACCCTAGCGTTAAAAATCGTATCCAATCCTTAAGAAAGCGTGTGATTTAA
- the folE gene encoding GTP cyclohydrolase I FolE, whose product MENFFNQFFENIGEDKNREGLKETPKRVQELWKFLYKGYKEDPKVALKSAYFQGVCDEMIVAQNIEFYSTCEHHLLPFFGNISVGYIPKEKIVGISAIAKLIEIYSKRLQIQERLTTQIAETFDEIIEPRGVIVVCEAKHLCMSMQGVQKQNAIIKTSVLRGLFKKDPKTRAEFMQLLKS is encoded by the coding sequence ATGGAAAATTTTTTCAACCAGTTTTTTGAAAATATCGGCGAAGACAAGAATCGAGAAGGCTTGAAAGAGACGCCTAAAAGGGTTCAAGAATTATGGAAATTCTTGTATAAAGGCTATAAAGAAGATCCTAAAGTGGCTTTAAAAAGCGCGTATTTTCAAGGCGTTTGCGATGAAATGATAGTGGCTCAAAACATTGAATTTTACTCCACTTGCGAACACCATTTGCTCCCTTTTTTTGGGAATATTAGCGTGGGATATATCCCTAAGGAAAAGATTGTAGGCATTAGCGCGATCGCTAAACTCATTGAAATTTATAGCAAACGCCTACAAATCCAAGAAAGGCTGACCACTCAAATTGCAGAAACCTTTGATGAAATCATAGAGCCAAGAGGCGTGATCGTGGTTTGTGAAGCCAAGCATTTGTGCATGAGCATGCAAGGGGTGCAAAAGCAAAATGCGATCATTAAAACAAGCGTTCTAAGAGGCCTCTTTAAAAAAGACCCTAAAACCAGAGCTGAATTTATGCAACTCTTAAAATCTTAG
- a CDS encoding polyprenyl synthetase family protein yields MSSPNLSFYYNECERFESFLNHHHLHLESFHPYLEKAFFEMVLNGGKRFRPKLFLAVLCALVGQKDYSNQQTEYFKIALSIECLHTYSLIHDDLPCMDNAALRRNHPTLHAKYDETTAVLIGDALNTYSFELLSNALLESHIIVELVKILSANGGIKGMILGQALDCYFENTPLNLEQLTFLHEHKTAKLISASLIMGLVASGIKDEELFKWLQAFGLKMGLCFQVLDDIIDVTQDEKESGKTTHLDSAKNSFVNLLGLEKASGYAQTLKTEVLDDLNLLKPAYPLLQENLNALLNTLFKGKT; encoded by the coding sequence ATGAGTAGCCCTAATTTATCCTTTTATTATAATGAGTGCGAGCGTTTTGAAAGCTTTTTAAACCACCATCATTTACACCTTGAAAGCTTCCACCCTTATTTGGAAAAAGCCTTTTTTGAAATGGTGCTTAATGGGGGTAAAAGGTTCCGCCCTAAGCTTTTTTTAGCCGTGCTTTGCGCGTTAGTGGGTCAAAAAGATTATTCTAACCAACAAACAGAATATTTTAAAATCGCTTTAAGCATTGAATGCTTGCACACTTATTCGCTCATCCATGACGATTTGCCATGCATGGATAACGCCGCTTTAAGGAGAAACCACCCCACTTTACACGCTAAATACGATGAAACCACAGCCGTTTTAATCGGCGATGCGCTCAACACTTATTCTTTTGAATTGCTTTCAAACGCTTTACTAGAAAGCCACATCATTGTGGAATTGGTCAAAATTTTAAGCGCTAATGGGGGGATTAAAGGCATGATCTTAGGGCAGGCCTTGGATTGCTATTTTGAAAACACGCCCTTAAATTTAGAACAGCTCACTTTCTTACACGAGCATAAAACCGCTAAATTGATTAGTGCAAGTCTGATTATGGGGCTTGTTGCGAGCGGTATTAAAGATGAAGAGCTTTTTAAATGGCTTCAGGCTTTTGGGTTAAAAATGGGTCTTTGCTTTCAAGTGCTAGATGATATTATAGATGTTACGCAAGATGAAAAAGAAAGCGGTAAAACCACTCATTTAGACAGCGCTAAAAACAGCTTTGTGAATTTATTGGGGCTAGAGAAAGCAAGCGGTTACGCTCAAACTTTAAAAACAGAAGTTTTAGATGATTTAAACCTACTAAAACCCGCTTATCCTTTATTGCAAGAAAATTTAAACGCATTATTGAACACCCTATTTAAAGGCAAGACATGA
- the surE gene encoding 5'/3'-nucleotidase SurE, with translation MKKILLTNDDGYHAKGIKALEQALEEMAEIYVVAPKHEKSACSQCITITAPLRAEKIKGKEGRHYRIDDGTPSDCVYLAINELFKHVCFDLVISGINLGSNMGEDTIYSGTVAGAIEGTIQGVPSIAISQILSPKNKNTPLSFDLAQKIIQDLVQNIFTKGYPLKGRKLLNVNVPNCSLQEYKGECITPKGYRLYKKEVHKRTDPKNESYFWLGLHPLEWQKRENEDRLSDFDAIASNHASITPLNLDLTSYDDLKSLESWHEGMLK, from the coding sequence ATGAAAAAAATTTTACTCACCAACGATGATGGCTACCATGCAAAAGGCATTAAAGCTTTAGAACAAGCTTTAGAAGAAATGGCAGAAATTTATGTGGTCGCCCCAAAACATGAAAAAAGCGCATGCTCGCAATGCATCACGATCACCGCGCCTTTGAGAGCGGAGAAAATTAAGGGTAAAGAAGGCCGGCATTATAGGATTGATGATGGCACGCCAAGCGATTGCGTGTATCTGGCGATCAATGAGCTTTTTAAACATGTTTGTTTTGATTTAGTGATTTCAGGGATCAATCTTGGATCTAACATGGGCGAAGACACGATTTATTCTGGAACGGTGGCCGGAGCGATTGAAGGCACGATTCAGGGCGTGCCTTCCATTGCGATTTCTCAAATCCTTTCTCCTAAAAATAAAAACACTCCCCTGAGTTTTGATCTGGCTCAAAAGATCATCCAGGATTTGGTCCAAAACATTTTCACCAAAGGCTACCCTTTAAAAGGGCGCAAACTCTTGAACGTGAATGTCCCTAATTGCTCCTTACAAGAATATAAGGGCGAATGCATCACCCCTAAGGGCTATAGGCTGTATAAAAAAGAAGTACATAAGCGCACAGACCCCAAGAATGAAAGCTATTTTTGGCTAGGGCTACACCCTTTAGAATGGCAAAAGCGCGAAAATGAAGACAGACTCTCTGATTTTGACGCTATTGCTTCAAACCATGCCTCTATCACGCCTTTAAATTTAGATTTAACCAGTTATGATGATCTAAAAAGCTTGGAATCTTGGCATGAGGGAATGTTAAAGTGA
- a CDS encoding 6-pyruvoyl trahydropterin synthase family protein, which produces MVIRRLYKFCASHVVRNCSSVKCAQNIHGHNYEVEVFIETNRLDHANMALDFGLMQQEMQTFIDSFDHAHHFWDKESVEFQRFIENHCVRYVKCSFNLSAESYALMFLYYLTRILQKSVFSNNEGELKVSSVRVHETKNGYAESFLNDLENPHFKSLVHPNCVSFSQGIQSLWHDKDFFHKIISDEKQCFFHTKPLHQIP; this is translated from the coding sequence ATGGTTATCAGGCGGTTGTATAAATTTTGTGCTAGCCATGTGGTGCGTAATTGCTCTTCTGTAAAATGTGCTCAAAATATCCATGGGCATAATTATGAAGTGGAAGTCTTTATTGAAACCAACCGATTAGATCATGCGAACATGGCCTTAGATTTTGGGCTGATGCAGCAAGAAATGCAAACCTTTATAGACTCCTTTGATCATGCCCATCATTTTTGGGATAAAGAAAGCGTTGAGTTCCAGCGTTTTATAGAAAATCATTGCGTGCGTTATGTGAAATGCTCGTTTAATTTGAGCGCGGAGAGTTACGCTCTCATGTTTTTATACTACTTGACAAGGATTTTACAAAAAAGCGTTTTTTCTAATAATGAAGGGGAGTTAAAAGTCTCTAGCGTGCGCGTGCATGAGACTAAAAACGGCTACGCTGAAAGCTTTTTAAACGATTTAGAAAACCCTCATTTTAAATCTTTAGTGCATCCAAATTGCGTCTCTTTCTCGCAAGGCATTCAAAGTTTGTGGCATGATAAGGACTTTTTCCATAAAATCATTAGCGATGAAAAACAATGCTTTTTTCACACTAAGCCCTTACACCAGATCCCATGA
- a CDS encoding 7-carboxy-7-deazaguanine synthase QueE — translation MKLPVVESFFSLQGEGKRIGKPSLFLRLGGCNLSCKGFNCKTPFNDEILTGCDSLYAVHPKFKTSWDYYNEPKPLIERLVNLAPSYKHFDFILTGGEPSLYFNNPILLSVLEHFYRKKIPLFVESNGSVFFEFSPILKELHFTLSVKLSFSLEEESKRINLKALQNILNNAKSTHFKFVLESQNAAQSITEIQSLLKQLSLKNNEIFLMPLGTNNNELDKNLKTLAPLAIEHGFRLSDRLHIRLWDNQKGF, via the coding sequence ATGAAACTCCCGGTCGTTGAGAGCTTTTTTTCCTTACAAGGTGAAGGAAAAAGGATAGGCAAGCCCAGTCTTTTTTTGCGCTTAGGGGGGTGTAACCTTTCATGCAAGGGCTTTAATTGTAAAACCCCATTCAATGATGAAATCCTAACAGGTTGCGATAGTTTGTATGCGGTGCATCCTAAATTCAAAACATCTTGGGATTATTACAATGAGCCTAAGCCCTTGATTGAACGATTAGTTAATTTAGCCCCTAGTTATAAACATTTTGATTTCATTCTCACAGGCGGGGAGCCAAGTTTGTATTTTAATAACCCTATTTTATTGAGCGTTTTAGAGCATTTTTATCGCAAAAAAATCCCTTTATTTGTAGAGAGTAATGGCTCTGTTTTTTTTGAATTTAGCCCTATTTTAAAAGAATTGCATTTCACTCTAAGCGTCAAACTTTCTTTTTCTTTAGAGGAAGAAAGCAAGCGGATCAACCTCAAAGCCTTACAAAATATCTTAAATAACGCTAAAAGCACGCATTTTAAATTTGTATTGGAGAGTCAAAACGCCGCCCAATCTATTACAGAAATTCAAAGCCTTTTGAAACAACTCTCCTTAAAAAATAATGAAATCTTTTTAATGCCCTTAGGCACAAATAACAACGAGCTAGACAAAAACCTCAAAACCCTAGCCCCCCTAGCCATAGAGCATGGTTTCAGGCTGAGCGATAGGCTCCATATCCGCTTGTGGGACAATCAAAAAGGGTTTTAG
- a CDS encoding GNAT family N-acetyltransferase, with the protein MTIKAFSPKYPTELEEFYAERIADNPLGFIQRLDLLPSISGFVQKLRGHGGEFFEMREDKKLIGICGLNPINQTEAELCKFHINSAYQSQGLGQKLYESVERYAFIKGYTKISLHVSKSQIKACNLYQKLGFRRIKEEDCVVELGGETLIFSTLFMEKILS; encoded by the coding sequence ATGACCATCAAAGCTTTTTCGCCCAAATACCCCACTGAATTAGAAGAGTTTTACGCTGAGCGCATCGCTGATAACCCTTTAGGGTTTATCCAACGCCTGGATCTTTTGCCTAGCATTAGCGGGTTCGTTCAAAAATTGCGCGGGCATGGCGGGGAATTTTTTGAAATGAGAGAGGATAAAAAGCTCATTGGGATCTGCGGGCTTAATCCTATCAATCAAACAGAAGCCGAGCTGTGTAAATTCCACATAAATAGTGCTTATCAATCTCAAGGGTTGGGTCAAAAACTCTATGAGAGCGTGGAGCGATACGCTTTCATTAAAGGCTATACTAAAATCTCTCTGCATGTGAGCAAAAGCCAAATCAAGGCATGCAACCTCTATCAAAAGCTGGGTTTTAGGCGCATTAAAGAAGAGGATTGCGTGGTTGAGTTGGGCGGAGAGACTTTGATTTTTTCCACTCTTTTTATGGAAAAGATTCTGTCTTAA
- a CDS encoding HD domain-containing protein — protein MYAAHPIKPLKAPKLKTKFLRRVFVGASIRRWNDQACPLEFVELDKQAHKAMIAYLLAKDLKDRGNDLDLDLLIKYFCFEFLERLVLTDIKPPIFYALQQTHSQELASYVVQSLQDEISTYFSLEELKEYLSHRPQILETQILENAHFYASKWEFDIIYHFNPNMYGVKEIKDKIDKQLHNNEHLFEGLFGEKEDLKKLVSMFGQLRFQKRWSQTPRVPQTSVLGHTLCVAVMGYLLSFDLKACKSMRINHFLGGLFHDLPEILTRDIITPIKQSVAGLDNCIKEIEKKEMQNKVYSFVSLGVQEDLKYFTENEFKNRYKDKSHKIIFTKDAEELFTLYNSDEYLGVCGELLKVCDHLSAFLEAQISLSHGISSNDLIKGAQNLLELRSQTELLDLDLGKLFRDFK, from the coding sequence ATGTATGCGGCTCATCCTATTAAACCCCTAAAAGCCCCTAAACTCAAAACTAAATTTTTGAGACGTGTGTTTGTGGGCGCGTCTATTAGGCGCTGGAATGACCAAGCATGCCCTTTGGAATTTGTGGAATTAGACAAGCAAGCCCATAAAGCGATGATTGCGTATTTGCTTGCTAAAGATTTAAAAGATAGGGGTAATGACTTAGATTTAGATCTTTTAATCAAGTATTTTTGCTTTGAATTTTTGGAGCGCTTGGTTTTAACCGATATTAAACCCCCTATTTTTTACGCCCTCCAACAAACACACAGCCAGGAATTAGCCTCCTATGTCGTGCAAAGTTTGCAAGATGAGATCAGCACGTATTTTTCTTTAGAGGAATTAAAAGAGTATTTAAGCCACAGGCCCCAAATTTTAGAAACTCAAATTTTAGAGAATGCGCATTTTTATGCGTCTAAGTGGGAGTTTGATATTATTTATCATTTTAACCCCAACATGTATGGCGTGAAAGAAATTAAAGATAAAATTGACAAGCAACTCCACAATAACGAGCATTTGTTTGAAGGGCTTTTTGGGGAAAAAGAAGATCTGAAAAAATTGGTGAGCATGTTTGGGCAGTTGCGTTTCCAAAAGCGCTGGAGCCAGACCCCAAGAGTGCCGCAAACCAGTGTCTTAGGGCATACCTTATGCGTGGCGGTTATGGGGTATTTGTTGAGCTTTGATTTAAAAGCTTGTAAAAGCATGCGGATCAATCATTTTTTGGGCGGGCTTTTCCATGATTTACCCGAGATTTTGACCCGAGACATTATCACGCCCATCAAACAAAGCGTTGCGGGGCTTGATAACTGCATTAAAGAGATTGAAAAAAAGGAAATGCAAAACAAAGTCTATTCCTTTGTCTCTTTGGGCGTTCAAGAAGATTTGAAATATTTCACCGAAAACGAGTTTAAAAACCGCTACAAAGACAAGTCCCACAAAATCATTTTCACTAAAGACGCTGAAGAATTGTTCACGCTTTATAACAGCGATGAATATCTTGGGGTTTGCGGGGAGCTTTTGAAGGTGTGCGATCATTTGAGCGCGTTTTTAGAAGCTCAAATCTCTCTTTCTCATGGGATTTCTAGTAACGATTTGATTAAAGGAGCTCAAAACCTTTTAGAATTGCGATCCCAAACAGAACTGCTTGATTTGGATTTAGGGAAGTTGTTTAGAGATTTTAAGTGA
- a CDS encoding RNA polymerase factor sigma-54 yields MAILRANLSPKNKLNATLKGWLPILQSELEDLEKVLKQNALDNPLIKIENKRIKNFSDRFSAKKSSDHLENSAIASKSLFETLESQIIPPLFPTETSQKIAMDIISGLNSEGYFEENIEERSKILGVESEVYEKVRQRFSYLNPAGIGAKDVKESFLFQLESRELDDNELYEEARKIILNLEKHHEFSKDFYYEKALKILKSFKNPPAIEFLEKEIEVIPELFIVEVDDEIIVRLNDESYPTISLEENRFKDSGYLKEKLKEGKDLIDALNLRKATIYKIGLMLLEYQYDFFKGKKLRPLKLLDLANEFNHSVSTISRAISNKYLACERGVFPIKHFFSTALDNSETSNAVIKDYLLELIKNEDKKEPLSDAKILELIEEKFHLKMVRRTITKYRQLLNIASSSERKKLYLMRA; encoded by the coding sequence ATGGCGATCTTACGCGCAAACCTTAGCCCTAAAAACAAATTAAACGCTACCTTAAAAGGGTGGCTCCCCATTTTACAAAGCGAGCTTGAAGATTTAGAAAAGGTGTTGAAACAAAACGCCCTAGATAACCCCTTAATCAAAATTGAAAACAAACGCATCAAAAATTTTAGCGATCGTTTTAGCGCTAAAAAGAGCAGCGATCATTTAGAAAATTCCGCAATCGCATCTAAAAGCCTTTTTGAAACTTTAGAATCTCAAATCATTCCCCCCCTCTTTCCTACTGAAACCTCTCAAAAAATCGCTATGGATATTATCAGCGGGTTAAATAGTGAAGGGTATTTTGAAGAAAACATTGAAGAAAGGTCTAAAATTTTAGGGGTAGAGAGCGAAGTTTATGAAAAAGTGCGCCAGCGTTTTAGTTACCTTAATCCCGCTGGCATTGGCGCTAAAGACGTGAAAGAGAGCTTTTTATTCCAGTTAGAGAGTAGGGAATTAGACGATAACGAGCTTTATGAAGAAGCACGAAAAATCATTTTAAATTTAGAAAAACACCATGAATTTTCTAAAGATTTTTATTATGAAAAGGCTTTAAAGATTTTAAAATCCTTTAAAAACCCCCCAGCCATTGAGTTTTTAGAAAAGGAAATAGAAGTCATTCCTGAACTTTTTATTGTAGAAGTGGATGATGAAATCATCGTGCGTTTGAATGATGAGAGCTACCCGACGATCAGTTTAGAAGAAAATCGCTTTAAGGATAGCGGCTATTTAAAAGAAAAATTAAAAGAGGGCAAAGATTTGATTGATGCTCTAAATTTGAGAAAAGCCACGATTTATAAAATCGGTCTCATGCTTTTAGAGTATCAATACGATTTTTTTAAGGGTAAAAAATTGCGTCCTTTAAAATTATTGGATTTAGCCAATGAGTTTAACCACTCTGTAAGCACGATTTCAAGGGCCATTTCTAATAAATATTTGGCATGCGAAAGGGGGGTTTTCCCCATTAAACATTTCTTTAGCACCGCCTTAGACAATAGCGAGACTTCAAACGCTGTGATTAAAGACTATCTTTTAGAATTGATTAAGAATGAAGACAAAAAAGAGCCTTTGAGCGACGCTAAGATTTTAGAACTCATTGAAGAAAAATTCCATTTGAAAATGGTAAGAAGAACGATCACCAAATACCGCCAACTGCTCAATATTGCTTCTTCAAGCGAAAGGAAAAAGCTCTATTTGATGCGCGCTTGA
- the lptB gene encoding LPS export ABC transporter ATP-binding protein: MDILKAEHLNKQIKKTKIVSDVSLEVKSGEVVGLLGPNGAGKTTTFYMICGLLEPSGGSVYLNDVDLAKYPLHKRSNLGIGYLPQESSIFKELSVEENLALAGESTFKNSKESEEKMESLLDAFNIQAIRERKGMSLSGGERRRVEIARALMKNPKFVLLDEPFAGVDPIAVIDIQKIIESLIGLNIGVLITDHNVRETLSVCHRAYVIKSGTLLASGNANEIYENALVRKYYLGENFKV; this comes from the coding sequence ATGGATATTTTAAAAGCAGAGCATTTAAACAAACAGATTAAAAAAACCAAAATCGTTTCAGATGTTTCTTTAGAAGTGAAAAGCGGCGAAGTGGTGGGGCTTTTAGGGCCTAATGGGGCGGGTAAAACCACCACCTTTTATATGATATGCGGGCTTTTAGAGCCTAGTGGGGGGAGCGTTTATTTAAACGATGTGGATTTGGCTAAATACCCTTTACACAAGCGTTCTAACTTAGGCATAGGCTACTTGCCCCAAGAATCCAGCATTTTTAAAGAATTGAGCGTGGAAGAAAATCTAGCCCTAGCAGGGGAGAGCACTTTTAAAAACTCTAAAGAGAGCGAAGAAAAAATGGAAAGCTTGCTAGACGCTTTTAATATCCAAGCCATAAGAGAGCGCAAGGGCATGAGCTTGAGTGGGGGAGAAAGAAGGCGCGTAGAAATCGCTAGGGCTTTAATGAAAAATCCTAAATTCGTGCTATTAGATGAGCCTTTTGCGGGCGTGGATCCGATTGCGGTGATTGACATTCAAAAAATCATTGAAAGCTTGATTGGATTAAACATTGGCGTGTTGATCACTGATCACAATGTGCGAGAGACTTTGAGCGTGTGCCACAGGGCGTATGTGATTAAAAGCGGCACGCTTTTAGCGAGCGGGAACGCTAATGAAATTTATGAAAACGCTTTGGTGCGTAAGTATTATTTAGGGGAAAATTTTAAGGTGTGA